One Ahaetulla prasina isolate Xishuangbanna chromosome 1, ASM2864084v1, whole genome shotgun sequence DNA window includes the following coding sequences:
- the LOC131200373 gene encoding uncharacterized protein LOC131200373: MGYLEEKLKAHYAPTPSRIARRFKFRHRLQEEGEPLNLYIASLRTAALECEFQDLDDALLEQLVCGVRDLRLQRRLLAMKDLTLPMALDEARAAEMSERSTADIRRFQNSTSQSTGVHHEDDDPADTSDEETEVDRLKTSPPGKKRLQKKKVAACLSCGEFHPRASCRFRSAICRRCGKSGHIAKVCHSAGQPPDELKYRAPGKPPMGSASKTAGRGGAMWTNYEDDR; the protein is encoded by the exons ATGGGATACCTTGAGGAGAAGTTAAAGGCACATTACGCGCCAACCCCGTCCCGAATTGCTCGACGGTTTAAATTCCGGCATCGCTTACAAGAAGAAGGGGAGCCCCTGAATCTATATATAGCCTCCCTCCGAACCGCTGCCCTGGAATGCGAATTCCAGGACCTAGATGACGCCCTGTTGGAGCAGTTAGTCTGTGGCGTGAGGGATCTTCGACTGCAGCGGCGTCTGTTAGCGATGAAAGATTTAACTCTCCCGATGGCATTAGACGAAGCACGAGCTGCCGAGATGTCGGAAAGGTCTACCGCTGACATCCGGCGCTTCCAAAATTCTACCAGTCAGTCCACGGGGGTGCATCACGAAGACGACGATCCTGCTGACACCTCGGATGAGGAGACAGAAGTGGACCGCCTGAAGACCTCACCGCCCGGAAAGAAAAGGctgcaaaagaagaaagtagcTGCCTGCCTCAGCTGTGGGGAGTTTCATCCTCGTGCATCCTGCCGTTTCCGTTCCGCTATTTGCCGCCGCTGTGGCAAGTCGGGGCATATTGCCAAAGTTTGCCATTCTGCTGGGCAGCCGCCAGATGAGTTAAAGTATCGCGCCCCAGGGAAGCCCCCTATGG GGTCCGCCTCGAAGACGGCAGGACGTGGCGGCGCCATGTGGACCAACTACGAGGACGACCGTTAG